Proteins encoded in a region of the Diabrotica virgifera virgifera chromosome 4, PGI_DIABVI_V3a genome:
- the LOC114338940 gene encoding claw keratin-like, translating to MFKKLFFLCAILAIATAAPAEQADHAVDLEPVPAALVPAEADLETAASAHHHGYGGYGGYPYGGYDDYGYGGYGPGYGYGEYGLYVGIGGYGGYGGYGGYGYPYHHHHHHHHHHG from the coding sequence AAACTTTTCTTCTTGTGTGCCATCCTGGCTATTGCCACGGCAGCTCCAGCTGAACAGGCAGATCATGCAGTTGACTTAGAACCAGTGCCGGCTGCCTTAGTACCAGCGGAAGCTGATTTAGAAACAGCGGCATCTGCTCATCATCATGGATATGGAGGATATGGAGGTTATCCTTATGGAGGATATGATGATTATGGATATGGTGGTTATGGACCAGGTTATGGATACGGTGAGTATGGCTTATATGTCGGTATTGGCGGATACGGAGGTTATGGAGGATATGGTGGATATGGATACCCctaccaccaccaccaccacc